One Thermus islandicus DSM 21543 genomic window carries:
- a CDS encoding YpdA family putative bacillithiol disulfide reductase, with protein sequence MVDVLVVGAGPVGLAAALFAKRLGLSHLVLERGTVAETLYRFPRDLVFFSEGRNLEIGGHPLVSQGPKPTRKEALLYYQRVAEREGLRVRTYTEAVRLEGQEGGFRVLARGLRGEEVFQARYLVVATGYFGRPNRLGVPGEELPHVLHRYEEAAAFFGRKVAVVGGSNSAVEAALDLFRAGAQVSLVHRGARVRPSVKYWLLPDFENRVKEGAIQAVMEAVVEAITEEGLWLKRPWGREFLPADFVLVQIGYRAEDGLLREAGVAYEGERPRLSPEWETSIPGLFAIGSCAFGPDTRSVFIENGRAHAEAALKAIARRLGVRVG encoded by the coding sequence ATGGTGGACGTGCTCGTGGTGGGGGCGGGCCCGGTGGGCCTGGCGGCCGCCCTCTTCGCCAAGCGGCTCGGCCTTTCCCACCTGGTGCTGGAAAGGGGCACGGTGGCCGAGACCCTCTACCGCTTCCCCCGCGACCTCGTCTTCTTCTCCGAGGGGAGGAACCTGGAGATCGGCGGCCACCCCTTGGTCTCCCAGGGGCCCAAGCCCACCCGGAAGGAGGCCCTCCTCTACTACCAGCGGGTGGCGGAGAGGGAGGGGCTAAGGGTGCGGACCTATACGGAGGCGGTGCGCCTGGAGGGCCAGGAGGGGGGCTTCCGCGTCCTGGCCAGGGGCCTTAGGGGAGAGGAGGTCTTCCAGGCCCGGTACTTGGTGGTGGCCACGGGCTACTTCGGCCGGCCGAACCGCCTGGGGGTGCCCGGGGAGGAATTGCCCCACGTGCTTCACCGCTACGAGGAGGCCGCGGCCTTCTTCGGGCGGAAGGTGGCGGTGGTGGGGGGGAGCAACTCCGCCGTGGAGGCGGCGCTAGACCTCTTCCGCGCCGGGGCCCAGGTCAGCCTGGTCCACCGGGGAGCGCGGGTGCGCCCTTCGGTGAAGTACTGGCTTTTGCCCGACTTTGAAAACCGGGTGAAGGAAGGGGCCATCCAGGCGGTGATGGAGGCGGTGGTGGAGGCCATCACCGAGGAGGGACTTTGGCTCAAGCGCCCCTGGGGAAGGGAGTTTTTGCCTGCCGACTTCGTCCTGGTCCAGATCGGCTACCGTGCGGAAGACGGTCTCCTCAGGGAGGCGGGCGTGGCCTACGAGGGGGAGAGGCCCCGCCTCTCGCCCGAGTGGGAGACCTCCATCCCCGGCCTTTTCGCCATCGGCTCCTGCGCCTTCGGCCCCGACACCCGCTCGGTCTTCATTGAGAACGGCCGGGCCCATGCGGAGGCGGCCCTCAAGGCCATCGCTAGGAGGCTGGGGGTTCGGGTGGGCTAG
- a CDS encoding TerC family protein encodes MEWLTNPEIWLAFLTLTVLEVVLGVDNVIFISILASKLPKEEQERARVMGLTLAAVTRILFLLSIAWILALKKPLFALLGHEVTGKDLVLVAGGLFLLYKSVKEIHERLEGEPGHAAKRVAPSFFSVIAQVLLLDVVFSIDSVITAVGLTPHVPVMVAAILTSVGVMLLASRGIYAFVNRHPTVKMLALSFLLLIGFTLVAEGTGVHIPKGYVYFAMGFAVFVEWLNLRAGLRGKPVRLHDPYEEE; translated from the coding sequence GTGGAGTGGCTCACCAATCCCGAGATCTGGCTGGCCTTCCTCACCCTGACGGTCCTCGAGGTGGTCCTGGGCGTGGACAACGTGATCTTCATCAGCATCCTGGCCTCCAAGCTCCCCAAGGAGGAGCAGGAGCGGGCCCGGGTGATGGGGCTGACCTTGGCGGCGGTGACCCGGATCCTCTTCCTCCTCTCCATCGCCTGGATCCTGGCCCTTAAAAAGCCCCTCTTCGCCCTCTTAGGCCACGAGGTCACGGGGAAGGACCTGGTGCTGGTGGCGGGGGGGCTTTTCCTCCTCTACAAGTCGGTGAAGGAGATCCACGAGAGGCTCGAGGGGGAGCCAGGCCATGCGGCCAAGCGGGTGGCCCCGAGCTTCTTTAGCGTCATCGCCCAGGTGCTCCTTCTGGACGTGGTCTTTTCCATAGACTCGGTGATCACCGCCGTGGGCCTCACCCCCCACGTGCCGGTCATGGTGGCGGCCATCCTCACCTCCGTAGGGGTGATGCTCCTCGCCTCGCGGGGCATCTACGCCTTCGTGAACCGCCACCCCACGGTGAAGATGCTGGCCCTTTCCTTCCTCCTCCTCATCGGCTTCACCCTGGTGGCGGAGGGCACGGGGGTGCACATCCCCAAGGGCTACGTCTACTTCGCCATGGGCTTTGCCGTCTTCGTGGAGTGGCTGAACCTCCGGGCCGGGCTCCGGGGCAAGCCGGTGAGGCTCCACGACCCCTACGAGGAGGAGTAG